In the Dictyostelium discoideum AX4 chromosome 6 chromosome, whole genome shotgun sequence genome, TGATTTAATAGATCAGTTAAGAGTAGAATGTAACGTGGTACTCTTTGAACGGGTCTAATTAAATAACTATCGATTGTTTCACTTTTACATTGTTCAGAGAATTGACATTTCTCTAGAAACTCTTTaaattttggtaattttgcACGATTTTCATGTACACAATCCATTGCTTTATTGAAATTGTTAATATAGGTACGAAGTTCTTCAATGGTATCTTTTTGATCCCAATACCATTGTAAACAATGAGCCAACTCTAATACATCCTTCTTGTCTGACATTCCTCTTAACTTTTTTAAGAATTCACAACTAACTCTAAATactttatcaatatttgaaaatattgtcTCTACTAAATCTAAACTTATAATTGGTGGTATAGTTGGTGATACTACTAATGGATTATAATAGACTTTAATACAAACTGATAATGCATGTATATAAACTTGTTCtgtatcaattaattctttaataattctacctcttctaaataatttatttggttcatcttgttgttgttgttgttgttgttgttgttgttgttgttgttgttgttgttgttgttgttgttgagcttgAAATTGTGGTTGTTCTTCAATAATATTTTGTTGTATTGTTTGTGATTGAATTTGTGGTgattgtatttgttgttgttgtgcttgttgttgtgcttgtaattgtggtgttgtttgtgatTTAATTTGTGGTGATTGTTGTTCAATAGATAAGgatggtaaattattaatttgttggtgttgttgtacTACTTGTGGTGATTGTTGTGGTGATTGTAATGGAGTATTAATATagaattgttgttgttgttgttgttgttgttgttgttgttgttgttgttgttgttgttgttgttgttgttgtggtggtggtggtaattgaGGTTGTGATTGATATATTGGTGATTGAAGTAAACTACTTGCACTATTACttgtactattattaatactatttgatttactattactattagaTGAATCAATAgaatttgttaaattattattattatttggtggtGAAGTACTTTTTGAAAAACGAAATATTGAACCTCTAAAACCAGGTGAATTGAGAGTATTTTGATTTGAACAAGTTGTTTGAAAACTTAAACTATCGAAAGGATCTAAATCAGACATATCCTCTATCATTGCTAATTCATTTTGAGTTTCAAAAGAGATTGGTACTTTAATATTATCCAAtgcatttaaaattgaatctcTAACTTGACCATGtggataatttattaactcTATCAAATCACGGCCACAATCTGATTGAGAGATTTTAAATCTACAATGTTCATCAATGCATAGATTGGCAATGAGTAATGATATCGCCTCCAATAGTTGACTTGTATGATTGGGTTTATCTTTTAACAATTCCGATAACCCATCGATGAGATAATTTGATCTCAACACTTTTCTAATATCAGCATTTGATGTTAAATTGGCTAAACAACTCACACACAATGATTTCAACTCTATCGTAGTGGAACTTATCGATACGACAATATCAACCAATGGCATGATCGCACCCGCTTGTAATATTGGTCGTTCAGTTTCTTCGGTCAATGAAAGGTTGATTAGGATCTTTATGGTTTGCTCCTTGATTGGAAGAGGCGTTGAAGGGGATGATAGCAGGGTAACCAATTGGTTCAATATGCCTGATATGGCTAGAATCCTACGGATTAGGGGATGGTAGATGGTCAAAACATGTATCAACCCAATCAAGGACAATATCATCTGATTGGACGCCTGCTGCTCTCGTTGGGATGTCCTGTTAGTGGTGGCTATTAACATTTGATTTATAGTTTGAATGATACCTGAATGAcaaaatatcttttgattATCTAAATATTCTCCACATGAATCTTTATGTAATAAATTCCTAAGTATACCACATGATAATATAACCAtactataattattactCTTTCTCTTTAAAAACTCAATCAATATTTCAACTATACCatattctaataataaatgagAATTATCATAATTCAATGTAATATTTAACATTAACCATAATACCTTTTCCGTTATATCTTCATTCTCTCTTTCactttcttttaataattttattataatttcaattaaatcccattttaatataatttcacTATTTTcatctatatatatatatataatttattttttaaattttaaattaattatttatttattattattttataattataataattataataacaaaCATTTTAAACCTAAATGACTTAATAACCAAGCTGAAAGCATTTGAATAActtcattatttgattgtattaattctttaaaccTTTTACTTCcaactaattttaaaattatattatgaTATTCAtctataatttaaaatatatatatatatatatatatatatatattaatatttctaaattttattattattgtaattattattttctataaaaatatatatatactctCTGttgatatattaattaaaattcttAAACAATTTTCTTGAATTGAGACATCTGAAGAATGTAATCTTTCAATTGTATTCCTAATTTTCtc is a window encoding:
- the gxcY gene encoding RhoGEF domain-containing protein (pleckstrin homology (PH) domain-containing protein) — encoded protein: MEKIRNTIERLHSSDVSIQENCLRILINISTENEYHNIILKLVGSKRFKELIQSNNEVIQMLSAWLLSHLGLKYENSEIILKWDLIEIIIKLLKESERENEDITEKVLWLMLNITLNYDNSHLLLEYGIVEILIEFLKRKSNNYSMVILSCGILRNLLHKDSCGEYLDNQKIFCHSGIIQTINQMLIATTNRTSQREQQASNQMILSLIGLIHVLTIYHPLIRRILAISGILNQLVTLLSSPSTPLPIKEQTIKILINLSLTEETERPILQAGAIMPLVDIVVSISSTTIELKSLCVSCLANLTSNADIRKVLRSNYLIDGLSELLKDKPNHTSQLLEAISLLIANLCIDEHCRFKISQSDCGRDLIELINYPHGQVRDSILNALDNIKVPISFETQNELAMIEDMSDLDPFDSLSFQTTCSNQNTLNSPGFRGSIFRFSKSTSPPNNNNNLTNSIDSSNSNSKSNSINNSTSNSASSLLQSPIYQSQPQLPPPPQQQQQQQQQQQQQQQQQQQQQQFYINTPLQSPQQSPQVVQQHQQINNLPSLSIEQQSPQIKSQTTPQLQAQQQAQQQQIQSPQIQSQTIQQNIIEEQPQFQAQQQQQQQQQQQQQQQQQQQQQDEPNKLFRRGRIIKELIDTEQVYIHALSVCIKVYYNPLVVSPTIPPIISLDLVETIFSNIDKVFRVSCEFLKKLRGMSDKKDVLELAHCLQWYWDQKDTIEELRTYINNFNKAMDCVHENRAKLPKFKEFLEKCQFSEQCKSETIDSYLIRPVQRVPRYILLLTDLLNHTVDTLERVAIQDVLKRTKQITDQLNESKRKAENVSKTLLLQEKVIGLSEILFSPNIYANKENAIINSGSSNSAGSSHHGSSNSIIYINGSSSNNNNNSLNTSINNNNISLNSSINNNGLNMSNNNNNSNNNNNNNNNNNNNNNNNNLNTSSSNNVTTTTTTNLNIINRQLIKDGLMMESRQKKVSKYRYFILFNDLLFITKQKKNKYSIYKTIPLIDLKVLEVPQSANNTETGLYCFQINWSGDKSENGMVISTTEADKEDWIKELKESINCVKKNHLHNIMKSQLIFN